In Devosia litorisediminis, the genomic stretch GCTGGCCCCAGCGTGGTGAAAAAGGCCGTGAGCCGAAACCCCAGTTTCTCGACAATGGGCGATCCCACGGTCAGCGAAATCAATGAGCCCAGCGCCATCCCGGTCATGGTCAGGCCCAATTGGCCTTCGCTGACCCCCAGATGGGTCTGGATGTCGGGCAGGCGGGCCATCAAGGCGCCAATCGTCGCCGCAAAGAAGAAGAAGCATGCATAGATGCGGTGTTGCGGCGCGATGGTCAGCCGCGCCATGCCAGGGGGGCCAGAGCTCATTGTGCCGGCACCGCCTTGGGCGGCCGTGACCCCAGCGCGCTGGCGGTAATCAGGCTCAGGACAATAAGCGGAAGGCCAATGCCAAAGGCCCAGCGAATGCCGAAATGCTCGGCCACATAACCCAGCAGCGGTGGTCCGAGCAGGAAGCCGACAAATGAGATTTGCGCCAGCGCCGCCACATTGACCGCCGCCGAGCGGTCGGTGCGCTGTGCCGCCGCTGACATGGCCAACGGAAAGATCGCGCTGGTGCCAACGCCCATCAGCGCCAGGCCGACATAGGCGAGCCACTGATAGGGGCTGACAAAGACCAGCACAGTGCCGATGCCCAGAATGGTCAGCAGGGTCCGCGCCACAATGGTCGGGCTGGAGCGATCAACGAATTTGTCGGCAAAGAACCGGGTAACCGCCTGGGCACCAGCACCCAGCGCCACGGCAAAACCGGCCCAGAACGGATCGGCCATGAATACGTCGCGCATATAGATGGCGGACCAGTCAATGCCGGCCCCTTCCATCACCACGGCCGAAAAGGTGACACAGACCAGCACCAGAATGGCCAGCGTCGGGCGGGCAAAGCGGGGACCGCTATCGGTTGCGGTACTGACACGATGCCGGGCGGCCTCGAACCGGCCCAGCACCACCACGGTGGCCAGTGTCACCACCGGCACCATGATGGCCAGATGCCATTGCGGCGAGATACCGGCCTGGGCAACCAGCGCGCCAACCATGCCGGCGCTGAAAAAGCCGAAGCTCCAGAAGGCGTGCGCCCGGTTCATGATGCGGAAGCCCACGGCATGCTCGACCCGGTCGGCCTCAAGATTGACGATCAGCTCGATGCAGCCAATCGTGGCCCCCACCGGCACCAGCAGCACAAACAGCGTCAGCGGCGATGGCGCGAGCACCGCGATTGCATAGAGCACGGCCAGCAGCGGCAAGGCGCCCAGCAGCGCGCGGCGATAGCCGATTCGCTCCAGAAACGGGCCGGCAAAGGTCAGCGACAGCAGGGTGCCCAGCGCAGCGCCGATCAGCGAAAGCCCCAGTGCGCCTTCGCCCACGCCCATGGCCTCCTGAATGGCCGGCAGGCGCGGATAGATGCTGCCCATGCAAAACGAATAAATATAGAACGCGGCGAACACGCGTATCTGTGGCGCCAGCTTGAGGCCGAAATTCATGGAAGACTACTCGTGAGGCTGATTTGCGGCTGCACGCTATGCCAAATCGGGCCCTAGGGAAAGCAGCGGTGCAAACGTTTCTTCCTGCAACAATAACGTTGCACCAGCATCGTCAGGCCCGGGCTGAAACGAGCGTGCGGCGCGGATTGTGCTCGACGAACTCATCGCGCACCACATTCACCCCGGTGCTCAGATTGCGGATGATGTCGAGGCGCCGGAACTGCCCGCCCTTGCGATTGTCTGCCGGGGTGTTGCGGGCGCTCACCCGGCCACGGCGATCCGGTCCGAAATAGCCCAGCGTTTCATAATAGGTAAACTGCGTGCCGATCTGGCGATTGATCCGCTCCATCACCCGGCTGCGGGTGAAGGGCATGGTGACCACATCGTCAAAGCCCATATTGATGCAGCGCGTTATGGTCTCGACTGACGGACTTTCGGAAAAATAGATCAGTGGCGAAAAACGCAGCCTGCGGCTGGCAGAAAACCGGATCGCCTCGGCCACATCACGCAGCGCACTCACATCGGGCACGGCCGCGAACAGGAAATAGCACACGGGCGTGCGGCTGACCTGCTGCTCGGCCTGGGGCACGCCGCCATAGGGCTGCACCGTTCCGAAATTGAGCCGTCGGGCCATTTCGCTCAGTCCCGCACCCGCCCCGTCACTGGGTCCCACAACATAGACTGTTGGCTTCATGCCGCACGTCTCCTCCGCATTCCCGAAGCCAGTCTAGCCGCGGAATACTAAAGTGAGCCTAAAGACTGGCAATAAAGCAGAAAAACGAAAAACGGGCCGCCCCTTTCGAGGTCGGCCCGCAATACAATCAGGTCTGATTGCAGTATTCAGAGCTGGCTGATGCACACCGATGTGACGCCGCGATTGCGGAAGCCGAGCTTGGTGGCAGCGGCCTTGGACAGATCGATGATGCGCTTGCCGACAAACGGGCCGCGATCATTGATGGTCACTTCGATTTCTCGACCAGTACGCTGATCGGTAACTTTGACCTTGGTGCCGAAGGGCAGGGAGCGATGGGCAGCGGTCATGGCGTTTTCATTGAAGATTTCGCCTGATGCGGCGGTCTTTCCATTGAACCCAGGACCGTACCAGGAGGCGCCGCCACATTGGGCATAGGCTGCAGTGGAAACAGAGAACAGGACGGCAGCAAGGGCGGCGACGGATACGGCTTTTTTAATCAAGACAGGAACTCACGAAGTTGGTGTTGGCCGCTGCCTAATCCAGCCCGCAGGCCAGAATGTGCCCGAATTGGTCACAACTGGCCTCGATCATGGAACTGTTGCCCATGTGCCGCAGTGATTGCCGCCTTGATCGCGCCATAGTCAGCCCGGTCTCGCCAATATTGGAGAAACTGAATCCGTGATTGTTGGAATTCTCGGAACGAGATCGACCCGATTTTTTAAATCGAGGATTCATCTTGCGCGGTGTGCCCATGAAGCCACAGTTCCCACCCGACTGGCCGGGACAGGCCGGTTTTGCCGGGTTCCGTGAAAAATGGCCGGCTGTTTTGGCCGTGGATGGCTTTTTATGGCGCGATTGTGGCGCCCGTCGCGTCGCCCGAATTGTGCAGTTGCGATAACGTTTTGCCAATCACTTGGGTGTCACACTGCGCCTGCTTAGGACGCAGGCAATGAATTTAGACTGGACTCACCGTCTTCGGGTGTCGCGCAAAACAGCGCCGGCCACGATGGACGAGCATCATGCAATGAGAACAATTGGCCGGCTATTGGTGATTTCCATCACCACGCTGGTGGTTAGTTGTGTCGTAATGCTGACGACCGGACAGATGGTCAAAGGGATTTACGAACAGACGACCGCCGAGGCCGAGCACGTTCGCGCGGCCAATGGCATTGACCTGCTGGTCAGCCAGTTCGGTCCGCTCACCCCCGAGGGGGCCGAAACCATCGGTCGCATCGCCGGGCTGAAAAACGCCTATCTCTCGCAAACCGCGCCCACGGCGCCCGATCTGAGAATGATCCCCTTGCTGGGCGAACAGGCGGTGTCGGGCAGCTATCTGGTCTGGACTGAAAACTCCTTCGGCAACGACATGTTCAAGCTGTTTGCGCCGATCCGGTTGCCCACCGTATCGATCATGCTGCTGATCGTGATCGGCATGATGGTCTATGTACACCGGCTGGTCAGTGACATCGAGCGCCAGCGCCGCCTTGCGCATCGCCAGTCACGCACAGATGTGGTGACCGGACTGGATAACCGCCTAGCCTTTGAAACCGCCATTGGCAGGCTGAGCCAGGCCGGTACGCCCTTTGGCATTGTCATCATCGACCTTGACCTGTTCAAGGCGGTCAATGATGCGCTGGGCCACGCCGCGGGCGACATTGTGCTGCGCACCGTGGGACAGCGGCTCGAGGATCTGATGGGCCCCGGTGATCAACTGGCGCGGCTGGGGGGCGATGAATTTGTCATGGTGCGGGTCAACAAGCCTGACCCTGCGGGCCTGTCGATTCTGGCGCGCGAGTGCATTTTTGCCATCGAGCAGCCGATCGAACTGACCGGTGGACGCAACGTCAAGGTCGGCGCCAGCCTGGGCATTGTAGCAGCCGGCAGCGGCGACCTGCCGCCCTCAACCTTGCTCGGCGCAGCCGACACCGCGCTTTACCGCGCCAAGGCCCAGCCCGGCAGCGCTTTCCAGTTTGCCGGTGATTCCCCGGCCAGCGCCGATCACTGGCATCTGCGCTGCGCCTAGCCTCTGATCCTATCCAACAATCAGGCGATCAAGGCTCCAGTCACCGGCGCCAGTGGCGATCAGCACCAGCAGCGCGGCCGATAGAAGTGTTTCCGGCGCATAGAGCAGGTTTTCCAGTTTGTGGATGCCATGCCCCTTGGCATTCGGCAATGTCACGGTGGCAAAGGCAACCACGCTGATGCCGAGCAGGGCCAGCGCGCTCGGTACGCTCAACAGGCCGACTAACAGCGATGCGCCAGCCAGCATTTCGATGACCGAAAGCGGCCGCGCCAAGGCAGCGGGCACGCCTGCCGAGGTCAGCGTCTGCTGCATGCTGTGTGTCCGGTCGGGTTTGGTGAGCTTGAAATAGCCTGACAGGGCAAACATCAGCCCCACGACCAGCCGCAGCAGCAGCAATACCAAATCGGTCAGTGCGGGAATTTGTGTCAGCCAGATCAAAACGCGCTCCTCGTGCTGCAAACCAATGCCGCACCGGACGTGATCGTTCCTTGTGGCCTCAGTCAGGCGCGCTAGGCGCTCTTGGGGCGAGGTGTCAGGCCATGCAGGAACAACTGTTCGAGATAGCGCGCAGCGTCCTCGAACCGCCCCTCGCCATTGCGACCAGGCCCCAGCACCGCGCGCACCTGAACGTCGAAATCGGCATAGTGCTGCGTTGTCGCCCAGATCGAAAAGATCAGATGGTAGGGATCGGTGCGGGCCAGCTTGCCCTGATCCATCCAGCGCGACAGCAGCCGCGCCTTCTCATCGACCAGAGATTTGAGATCCACCTCGATCATTTCCACGATGCGGGGCGCGCCCTGCAGCATCTCATTGGCAAACAACCGGCTTTCGCGCGGATAGTCGCGCGCCATTTCCAGCTTGCGCCGGATATAGGAGCGGATTTCCGGGAACGGGTCGCCCGCGCCGTCCATCTCCTTGAGCGGCGCCAGCCAGGTTTCTAGCAGTGCCGCGATCAGGCGGCGGTGGATCTCTTCCTTGCGCGGGAAGTAATACAGCAGATTGGGTTTGCTCATCCCGGCAACCTCGGCGATCTGATCGATCGTGGCACCACGGAAGCCATGCATGGAAAACACCTCCAGCGCTGCCTCCAGAATGACATTCTGTTTTTCGCGCTGAATGCGCGTCAACGGCCGTGGTTTGGCATGGGGATGTGCCGCTGCCTTGGCGTCAGCCTTGTGCTGGCGCTTGGGCGCGGGGGTCGGATCGGCACTTTTCATTTTGGTCGGCGGCATTTTTCGCCTTGCGAGAAAGTTTTGGAGTGCTAAGTTTTTTCCAACTGGTCAAAATTCAGAGCATTGCGCTCTCGCGTCAAGTGCCAATCGTGACCGGGCCGAATTTATGGGGAGCGATACAGCCGTGTCCAATTCTAACGCCGTGGCGCCAAATGATCTGAGCGCCTTCTGGATGCCGTTCACATCTAACCGACAGTTCAAGCAGTCCCCGCGCATGTTGGTCGGGGCCAAGGACATGCACTACACCACCTCCGATGGCCGTCAGGTACTTGATGGTACCGCCGGTCTTTGG encodes the following:
- a CDS encoding MFS transporter; protein product: MNFGLKLAPQIRVFAAFYIYSFCMGSIYPRLPAIQEAMGVGEGALGLSLIGAALGTLLSLTFAGPFLERIGYRRALLGALPLLAVLYAIAVLAPSPLTLFVLLVPVGATIGCIELIVNLEADRVEHAVGFRIMNRAHAFWSFGFFSAGMVGALVAQAGISPQWHLAIMVPVVTLATVVVLGRFEAARHRVSTATDSGPRFARPTLAILVLVCVTFSAVVMEGAGIDWSAIYMRDVFMADPFWAGFAVALGAGAQAVTRFFADKFVDRSSPTIVARTLLTILGIGTVLVFVSPYQWLAYVGLALMGVGTSAIFPLAMSAAAQRTDRSAAVNVAALAQISFVGFLLGPPLLGYVAEHFGIRWAFGIGLPLIVLSLITASALGSRPPKAVPAQ
- a CDS encoding septal ring lytic transglycosylase RlpA family protein → MIKKAVSVAALAAVLFSVSTAAYAQCGGASWYGPGFNGKTAASGEIFNENAMTAAHRSLPFGTKVKVTDQRTGREIEVTINDRGPFVGKRIIDLSKAAATKLGFRNRGVTSVCISQL
- a CDS encoding GGDEF domain-containing protein translates to MRTIGRLLVISITTLVVSCVVMLTTGQMVKGIYEQTTAEAEHVRAANGIDLLVSQFGPLTPEGAETIGRIAGLKNAYLSQTAPTAPDLRMIPLLGEQAVSGSYLVWTENSFGNDMFKLFAPIRLPTVSIMLLIVIGMMVYVHRLVSDIERQRRLAHRQSRTDVVTGLDNRLAFETAIGRLSQAGTPFGIVIIDLDLFKAVNDALGHAAGDIVLRTVGQRLEDLMGPGDQLARLGGDEFVMVRVNKPDPAGLSILARECIFAIEQPIELTGGRNVKVGASLGIVAAGSGDLPPSTLLGAADTALYRAKAQPGSAFQFAGDSPASADHWHLRCA
- a CDS encoding DoxX family protein codes for the protein MIWLTQIPALTDLVLLLLRLVVGLMFALSGYFKLTKPDRTHSMQQTLTSAGVPAALARPLSVIEMLAGASLLVGLLSVPSALALLGISVVAFATVTLPNAKGHGIHKLENLLYAPETLLSAALLVLIATGAGDWSLDRLIVG
- a CDS encoding TetR family transcriptional regulator C-terminal domain-containing protein, with translation MPPTKMKSADPTPAPKRQHKADAKAAAHPHAKPRPLTRIQREKQNVILEAALEVFSMHGFRGATIDQIAEVAGMSKPNLLYYFPRKEEIHRRLIAALLETWLAPLKEMDGAGDPFPEIRSYIRRKLEMARDYPRESRLFANEMLQGAPRIVEMIEVDLKSLVDEKARLLSRWMDQGKLARTDPYHLIFSIWATTQHYADFDVQVRAVLGPGRNGEGRFEDAARYLEQLFLHGLTPRPKSA